A window of Daucus carota subsp. sativus chromosome 2, DH1 v3.0, whole genome shotgun sequence genomic DNA:
AAGATCTTTTGCAATCCAACTGCCAGTAAATAAGAGCATTAAAAAACTCTATACACATGTTTTGAGTGCACAAAAAGTGCATAAATTGTCCCATATTTATCAATACCTTGTCCAGGGAGATTGGTCATCAATGCACCTTCCCCACTATACTCATCTCTAAGTTGCGAATGTGTAACCTGAGAGAAAATGAAGCTTATAAATATGCGCAGAATAGCACCACTAGGGTAAACAGTCCATGGAAATTACTAAAGTTGGGGATTATTGAAAATGCAGATACAGGTACATGATGTTTGGCATCTACAAAAGTAATCAAATCCTTTTTACCAATACCTCTCTCTGCATCACAGGAATTCATGAGCAGCTTGTGAATGTGAACATAAACTACATAACatcagatttaaaaaaaaaatagagggtCAGCAATAGGCATATAAGTAATTACCTGTCCAGCTTCAAGAGTTTGTTGTGACAACTGACTTCGCAGGACTGCATTTTCTTCCTCCAGTCTTTTGTTCTTACGAGTCTCTTCTTCAAGCAATTTGTGAAGCTCTAATATGCATGAAGTTCCACCTGCCTAATACATCAAGATAATAATCACATATAACCACCAGcaatttataaattcaattgAATCCATGTGACAGAACCAATCTAGTACCTCAGGCTTTGTAAATTGGTATAGTTGATTTTTGAGGTTGGTAACCTCCTCCTCAGCTGCCTTTCTCATAGAAGATTCATTTTGAAGCAATTTTTTAAGCTCTGTGATTTCAGAACGATCTGATCCTACTTGCCCCTGCAACAGATAATCAAGTGATCAATAGCAAAATCACAAAGTATCATCACTAGAAAAAAGTGAGAATGAAAATGGAAAGTAACAGGAGCACAATATTATGCTCGAGCAGCAGAAAAAATTAGGGTGTGCATAATATTGCCAAAATGTCAAGTTTTAAAATCTATACTTATTGCAACATACAATCCCACCCAAATTACAGCAGTAGCATGGCTTATAAATACTCCCCTAAATATAAAGTGCATCGAAACACAGTCTTCAGAGAGACTTTAAGATCTTCTGTTATTCTACATTGTCATATAAAAGTATATACACGAAGACCTTCAAGGAAATAGCACGCAGCAAAAACTGCCAATAAAATTCACATACAGTACTGAAGGCAAAGGCAGCAAAGTTGTTTTTGGGTCCCTCTTTTGGCACATAAACATGTATGTGTTTTACTAGATAAGTACTTCTTCAAATTTATGATTGCCCAAACACCCTCGTAGGTCAGAATAAGTATGAGACATTCAGAACTATATCTAAACAAACTAAAGACACTTGACATCCAAAGCAAGGGATTGGTGAGTAAAAACACCATCATTCCTGACTTCCACGTAAGCTACACAGGCGGGTTCAGACACTACGTAAAGCTCAATGAGAATACAGATGACAAAAGGAGCTCATAATAAAGATTACCTCTCTACTAGTAGTACCATTAGCGAAGCCATTGTTCCCATTTTTTTGGTGATTGCTCATCCATTTCTCCTCGAGCTTTTTAATTGATTCCATGTAATCCATCTGGCATTTCCTCTTCTCCCTCTGTGATTTTACAAGAACATATAATATTTGCAGGAAAATTTAATTTCGATATCTAACTGACACGAATATTCTCGCATTATAGTACTAATTTGGACACACAATTCATAAAAGTATAGTACTACATGAGAATAACTATGCCACCAAAAATAACTACATCTGGCATTATACTATAAACATGtctataattgttttaaaacagaaaatgacatgtgaacaaaaaaaaatacaccCTCCGTCCCTGTTTTATTGTCCCCATTTCCAGTTTCACTTGTCCCAAAAATAATGTCCAAATCTAACAATTATGGCAAATTGATAAATAATGATTCCTCTTATACCCCTAATTTATTACAAAGTTATTTAAGTCTAATTTTTATTAAGGGGTAAGTTTGGGAAAAGATTATATCTTAGAAAgtattcaattaaattaatttgattgaATAAAAAGTGGATATCGACTGGGGGGGTAATAAAAACGGAATGGGGAAAATAATAACACAGAGGAATTGGGGCTGGAAGCAATTAGTAACATGTACTTGGACTCTGATGGAAGTTCCAAGTGTAGGACTCGGAAATTTATtcaaagtttgaatttttttggccGGCCCAAAATGAAGTGTCAATTGTCCATGTCCATGTTTGAAGCCTGACTGTCCAACAACAAGGTACTCAAGGTGAACTCAAGAATGTAAGAAGACAAAGGGAGCCAATCTAACCTCCAAAGCTTCTGCGCAATTTGTTTCCACCTCAGAGATACGGTCTTGTGCTTCTAATTTTATTCTATCAACTTCATAATCAAAAGCTTTCTGCTGCCTTTCATTATCAGCCATTAGTTTGTCGAGTTGAATCTCAAGCCTTCTGGACAAACTTTTGTAATCAAATTCCTCCTTGATTTTTAACATGTTCTCCACCTTCATGGCCTGTGCGATTACAAGCAAATATTACAAGTCAGCTCATTGCTTGAGTAGCAGCACTAGAAACACTTTCTGATCAGTCAGTTCAatacacattatatataatacCAACAGGTTCTCTGTAGATTAATATAAACAACTTATCCCTTGGTTTAAATGGCCAATAAATTTGTGCTCACCCTTTGCCCAAAAGATATGGTACTTGAGGTCTCAGCTCGATGGCGTGGAGATGGACCTATGGTTACGATTAATGAAGTTCTTGCTGTACCTGTAgcagaaaaaaaattgtaacaaTTAAAAGATGAGATTAGAGTTCCAACATATTACATACTAGCCTAACAACCCGTGGAGGCATGGGTCATTTCATGGTGTCGCGACTAAAGATTTTCCTTATTCTTTTACTATTTGATTTATCTTCAACATATTTTATTTGATGAATACATATAGAGTGAGCACATAACtgaaattaatatttcatatgTGCATAAGGTCATAAGGATGAAAACTGACAACTCAATAATTGTCTTTGGTTAGACATAACAGGTTAATCTGAGAGTAAGCAGTGGAAGTTCTTTTGGTAAATTCTATATCCATCATAATTTTAACTAGTCCATAGTTCGGCTGAGCTATCTATATATTTTGTGCACACATATTTGTGATTTAGTTTGAGAACATGttcaattaaaaatttgtatatactacaaaatattttacaattagAAGGTATAAGACACGGACTTCTAAATAATCATACTTGGTcactattaatatatgttatctattttattacaacttcatttgttatttaaatacatattatttaattcattttgattGTTCTAAGTTGCTATAAAAATAAAGAGTAATGCAAAtctatcattttaaatataaatatatactgtaAGTTTAAATTGATAAATGATACAGTAACTCGATTTGTATAATTATTGAAACAATTGAAATCATGTATTACATGTGTGAAAATTAATTGTgagtaattaataaattaatatagctaATGTGTTATGACTAATAAGAGGCAATTAATTATTAAGTTATCAATTAATTTGCAATTAGGAGGAATGTAGAGGGCTGAAATAATAATCACATGTtgagtaatttttaaaaatacaagtATTTAACAAGTAACTTACATTTATCTATATATGCCAAATATTGATTAGTATTATTCTACcactaatttatactccctccatcccactcaattctatacaATTTTTAAGGCTTCTATAAAGTAGAGTTCTATAgctcatttaaaaaataaaaaaaaatttgtttctgaataaaagtttaaacattatatttttatttagaaggataaaaaattataaaaattatgtaactacattttataagagccttaaaatgcgtgccgagccctcTCCCAAACGTATACAACCAGGACAAAGGAAGTATATATATAGGCATGTAAAGGTTTATCATTGACAGTCAATAAATCAATTATCGAGTACCGGATCCATCAGTCCTAGAAGATTAGAGGCTTAGGAAACTTAAGAAAACGAGAAGGAAAATTTGACTACATATCATACATTATTAgcttatgttatatatattaaaatctaaatgtaaaaagatatataaattcTAATATTCTTCTATCCACACACATATCATGTGCATGATATAAAACACAAGTGGAGTGGTTTGACGGTTATAAGGTATCGATTCACAtaaacaacaatttttttatatttaataaatatgtggataaattagtaatttcagaCCAAATGAAATGTCtcgtgaattaaaattttgcttAAAATGACTCATCGGTGGGCATCAAATAAGATATAAAGATTTTACTTGATATAGAAGGCGAAATGGTAAATGCAATCTCTAGATAAACATATTCAAATTAAGTTTAACATCCTAACAACTACTAAAGTCAAATTAGATCCAAGCTTAGATTGCttacaattattaaaaaaaactataacCTTACCTCCAAACGAATCTCTTAGCAACCTCGTAAGCTTTGAATCTCGAACAGGCACATGTGCACTGTTTTCTGCCAGAGCATTTATGCACTTACCTAATGCACTCAGTGAGAGATTAATGGACTTGGCTTCCTCCAACATATGCCCCTCACTTCCTGCCAAAATTAACAATTTTGCAAAGAACATTTTTGGAGAAAAAAGAAGACAAAATCCAAAAGAAATAAAGTGACCTCATGAGTAATAACCATCAACCAAGTAAGACATCAAAGTTTGGAAATTTTAAGTAGGCTAAATATAGCACAAAGGAAATGGAGTACATATATCTTCTACTTCCTGCTCACTCGAATTCCCTCAGTTATGGATGCTTTATGTAATTTTCTCATAAtagaaaaaatacaaatatataagaaatCACCCCCGACTCCCTGAGAGTAAGAATGTTGGCCAACAATTCTCATCCCTGTGTCTTTACTAAGTATGAGGTTAAAATAAACACAATCCTTAAGCACTCAACTTTGAGCGAATGGAAGCACTTTCAAGTAGGATTCGCATACCCCACGTGCCAGACTGACTAACATGTATTAAGAATTTGGGCATCCTAAATCTCAGGCCCACTGTTCCTTGCACACTAGAAACAATTCCAAACATCAGCAGTAGAAAAGACACTCTATCTTCATATGATATGCTTTCTTTCCCATCTTGCTATACATGTACTAATATACATGCAGCATACGATATACTGCAACTAAAAAACTGGTTATATGCACTGTTGTCTTTATACGTCATGGTCAAGTAACACTGTCTAATGTTTATCACAATATCATGAGTGTTCAGCAAAAGCAGCATTCCACAGAAAACAAATTCTAAAGCATGTTTAAAAAGAGTGTTCAGATCATACAAGTATATAGGATAGGATAAACGAACTTATTTCAAGTGAATATAAAATGGACTAGTTTCTGCATGATGAAAACTTTATCAGAGATATATGACAACTCAAAACAGCCTTTAGAGGAAGTAAGTTCTACTCAGCACCTGACTTGTGTATGCGCTCAGAACCAGCAAGATCTACAACAACAAGTTTGCCTTTTCGGAGCATGGGAGGGTTGAAATTACTGCCAAAGTGGGAGGAATTGTCATTATCAGAAAAATCGGCTTCTTTCCCGGAGACAGACTTCTTGACATGAACCTAAGGTAAAACCATAATTAGCTGATAACCTAAACATGACAATACACAGAGCAAAAGAACAGCTACACAATATAggaatgtacatatatatataaaactaaagATGACATCTAGATAATTCACCATGAGTATAGCATGACTGCGTGAAGATTCGGTGTTTAATTTAGTGTTGGCAGCAATGCGATGAGCTTCCCCTATACGTAGTAGCTCCATGAAACTCTGTTGACCACTTATTTCAACGAGGGTGGCCCCCGGTAAAGATACATCACCCGTTTTTGGGTCTTCAACTATGGTGATATTGTCGTTTACTGGATTTAAAAGGTCGTGGATACTCTCCATATATAGCTGCCCACAATGTGAGAAACTTATATAAGTACCATGTGGTTATAGACTAAACTGTGTAgcataccaaaaaaaaaatataacacataATTAGACAGTAAAAATACTACATCATCATTTAATAATGCAGGAAAACATACCAACCTGTAAGTACGAAACCGATATAGAGTCGGTCTCTGGTGAGATATTTTCTAGTATATCCTCCATTGCACGAACCATTATTCCACGAGCAGAAGTATCTTCATCACCCAACCTTCCCAGAGTAAAAGTTTTTCCAGTACCAGTTTGACCGTAGGCCATCACAGTCCCATTATAACCTTCCAAAACACTCTACAATCGTATGTCAACAATGTTATTGAGCATAAAATCTTAATAAGATGTATAAGGCAGAAATATTAGCTCAATCGAGAGAATTAACCAACAACTTCAAcaaatattatcaagcaaaaacTGGCAAGTGATTGAATAGGATGCAGTGTTTCTCAAGATCAATTGGCGTTAAAAAGAACACACCTCCACAACAGGTTTTGCAACAACTTCATAAACACGCTTCTGTGAGGCAAATTCAGTAAGCACCTCATCAAACTCATAGGTGTCTGAGTCCCAGTTGTTTTTTCGAAGTTTCAGTCTTTTCACCTGTGgccaataaaattaataaatatcataatcaTCGTGAAGTCGTGAACACACTGTACTAATATTAGAAGCTTAAACTTAAGAAATATGATCATATCTTAAACAATATTCAGATCCTTTACTATAAGAGATTAACACTAAGAACCTCAGGTTGCAGTTCAACACAGTCAGCAAAATCAGCATCAGCTACCAATTCTTCAGCATTTCGAGGTCGTAGTCTTACAGCAACTCGAACTCTTCCAGAAACTGTCCAGGGACATAAATCACAATATATATTGTTTCATCATGTGTTGAAGGGTGAAGTTATGAATTAAGAACAACCTTATGTAACTCTAAGCTGAAGTAATTAGGAAGCACAGTAACAAATATTATAGATATGTTTTTCTTaacatcaatatataataaaaggCACAAAGATGAGCATAATTGAAGAGAGTATCTACACAAagaaattgtaaaatattttctagTGTGGACCAAATATAGTCATAGCTAAGAGCGCCATCGTGCAAATTCCATTTATATCAAGAATCATGTAGCCACTTAGTGGGCTTATGTTAAATGCAAACTATCTTACATTATCTATAGCTTTTCTTCACGTCTGCATTCCGTGTAAAAGCTCTGTTACCCGGACAAGGATACGGGTGTAAGACATCAGTGTGGATCCAAGTGTCGAATTCTTATAAACATAATATTGAACAATAGTGCAGGGACTAGAAATGtacatttgaaaaatatttatttatatattctttATTAATTGTACATCTTTAAAATCAGTATCTATtatctaataaaaataattcgtGTACAGTTAATCACAAATGACCAGTTCATGGCATAAAATTAAAGGATATGTTGAGAATAATTTAaagttatttgaatatttttaaatttttgtttattagtttgttAGCTCTTATTTCTTAGTAACACGATAGAGTTTGAGTTTTGTTATATGTTAACCAATTAGTTGGTGTGTTGCTTATATAAAGTTATTTCCAGTATTTCATATTATTATGCAGAATGAATAAGTAATCTTGTTTAGTGCTCTACTTTCCGCAtcacatatatttttacaaaaaaatcaaCTATGAAATGGACCTTAATCTCAATAAACAAGCTGTCAGAAGGCTTCTATGTCATTTTCGATCTAGGATTATGCAAGGTAAAGTGTCCGGCTGTCCTCTTTTAATATAAAGGAGACACAGATCCCATACCCACACCACATACATATCATGTCACATCTGCATGGGTATGCAGACAAATAGGAGAGTCCCAGTTGCAAAACTTTAAAAATACTTTGGTGTGCATAATGCAGCTCATATGAGGCATCCTGCATCCATGATACTCCATTTATGATTTAATTAATTCAGGTTCTAGATAAGTTGTAAGACGCGAATATTTATATAGCAAGATGGTGCAACTTGCAGGCATCAGCACATACTTAAAATGTCTTTACAAATAAGCATTCTCCTATCATGTTAATATTTCTTACCCAGAGCAGATTAATAACCTCCTGCCAAGTGCCAACTATTACTCCTCTAAATGTAAGACTTTCCTTTCCCTAAGAATTTTATGTTTCACAGCTAAAGGTTTCATAAGTAACTGCAACACTAAATTGAGAAGGCTATAAAGCAGTGCAAACTAATTTCAATGAAGTAATGCCTGTATTACCCAAGTGACTCTCAATTACAAAACTAGAACAGGTTATGACACCATGAATTAGTTAGTGATCCCTGATTTGAACCAATACTACATTTTGGTTATCGTCACtacaaaaataaagaaagatATTATAGGTAAATGAGATCCTAATTCCTATTATAATCTACTCGAACTGAAGTTGTTTACCATGCTAGTCAACAGCAATGAGATAAAAACACTTAAACTACTCGATAACTCGATTAATACACAGCAACCAAATGATGGAAACACCCATGACCCAACACAGTCTCAATGACTCCAAAGTAATTAACACCAAGCATATTTAACAAAGCAACAAATTATCATTGAAAAATAGGCAATAATTCAAATCATGAAAAAACGATATAAACGAATAGCTAGACGATGAAGAAAGTAGTGCAGACCGGAATTATCGGGTCGTCCGAGAAAAGCGGGGCTACTGCGACGAACATTGGAAGTAGACGAGGAGGGAGTGAGCTTAGATTTAAACGAACTAGAAGCTCTGAGATTCGACGAAGGTGCGAGCGGACGGTCGATCTTCATCGTGTTTCTGTGATTGTTACTATTGTTTCTATAAATATTACTGCTGGAAGCCATCTGATTATACAATTTGTATCGCTCTACTTCAAATTCACTCCAGCATTGAAGATAGATGTGTTCGTTAAAAATGTATAGATACAGGAGCGTGtgtgtggagagagagagagagagagagagagagagggagggagagggagattaGATTTGGAGAGAGAGTGGGGAAACTAAAACGGAGTGAAATAGGGAAGGGAGGAGTT
This region includes:
- the LOC108207636 gene encoding kinesin-like protein KIN-UB, whose amino-acid sequence is MASSSNIYRNNSNNHRNTMKIDRPLAPSSNLRASSSFKSKLTPSSSTSNVRRSSPAFLGRPDNSVSGRVRVAVRLRPRNAEELVADADFADCVELQPEVKRLKLRKNNWDSDTYEFDEVLTEFASQKRVYEVVAKPVVESVLEGYNGTVMAYGQTGTGKTFTLGRLGDEDTSARGIMVRAMEDILENISPETDSISVSYLQLYMESIHDLLNPVNDNITIVEDPKTGDVSLPGATLVEISGQQSFMELLRIGEAHRIAANTKLNTESSRSHAILMVHVKKSVSGKEADFSDNDNSSHFGSNFNPPMLRKGKLVVVDLAGSERIHKSGSEGHMLEEAKSINLSLSALGKCINALAENSAHVPVRDSKLTRLLRDSFGGTARTSLIVTIGPSPRHRAETSSTISFGQRAMKVENMLKIKEEFDYKSLSRRLEIQLDKLMADNERQQKAFDYEVDRIKLEAQDRISEVETNCAEALEREKRKCQMDYMESIKKLEEKWMSNHQKNGNNGFANGTTSREGQVGSDRSEITELKKLLQNESSMRKAAEEEVTNLKNQLYQFTKPEAGGTSCILELHKLLEEETRKNKRLEEENAVLRSQLSQQTLEAGQVTHSQLRDEYSGEGALMTNLPGQVGLQKILSLLESEDPNICMHAVKVVANLAAEEANQEKIVEAGGLTSLLMLLRNFDDETICRVAAGAIANLAMNEANQELIMAEGGISLLAMTAGDAEDPQTLRMVAGAIANLCGNDRLQMRLRSEGGIKALLGMVRCRHPDVLSQVARGIANFAKCESRASAQGSRRGRSLLIEDGALPWIVQNANNEASLIRRHIELALCHLAQHEVNAKDMISGGALWELVRISRDCSREDIRSLARCTLTSSPTFYAEMRRLRIEV